The following are from one region of the Syngnathus acus chromosome 10, fSynAcu1.2, whole genome shotgun sequence genome:
- the dennd4c gene encoding DENN domain-containing protein 4C isoform X1, with amino-acid sequence MEDKGHRVSDYFVVAGLTDTSAPLELDLSEAKWSGPKAPITDLAVINRSAGEAVPEGFTCVDGTPGGLPANLNHGSLKSPELFLCYRRARGKPPLIDVGVLYEGKERLIQGCEVIQATPYGRCANVNNSSAASQRIFVTFRRAAPVRPQNSLAVTDVCVIVGSKGETPPHTFCRVDKNLNCGMWGSSVFLCYKKSVSASNSITYKAGLIFRYPEEDYESLPLSESVPLFCLPMGAKIECWAPNTRDPLPVFSTFVLTSGSGEKVYGSAIQFYEPYPANLLSEKQQIHLGLLTSVEKKPVPERALNANKCICLLSRWPFFESFRKFLMFLYKLSVSGPQPLPMEKHIAHFMHSVSFPSPQRPRILVQLSADDTLILSQPVSTPLPLSGADYGTLLMNLGSENCATLLHFVLLESKILLHSLRPAVLTGVAEAVVAMIFPFQWQCPYIPLCPLSLAGVLNAPCPFIVGVDSRYFDLYDPPSDVVCVDLDTNTVYLSDEKKHNNWKNLPKKPCKTLLGSLSALHRQLAAVSVRQTGLAAAAEDVTPVEADFTWHKKKTALEMEIQEAFLRFMASVLKGYRCYLKPITQAPSDKATAADSLYDLQGFLKSRERAHHKFYSQLTKTQIFIRFIEECTFVSDKDTGLAFFDDCVEKVSGPMAPLFQMPKIEQGFFSLRYLLVSWYARAQVQGEWSEEGRLLELDESQKSEHTVFVMPPEPPSEGGRDPPPKYTYKGFPRLRLELFERPGELRPAISSRAAGASLASSPALLAKRTKQEIKLASKMAKHFSSDPQLWARCLFSHCYSLWFICLPAAVRLARSKSRAMQQAYNVLLKMRTTEVEVLDEVCYRVVMQLCGIWGLPVMAVRVLVEMKRAGVQPNAITYGYYNKAALESPWPSRNRGGLFMWTKLRNVLRGVAQFKQALHRRSSPGKGSAGGASSDRCGADGAEEEPRDRHPAPPRAAGSDSATAATAAEPPGPVDAHASVPSIVRLSTGSSPESAKGDSFQRHGKADDAAPVVPDAASLAAADRPPKRRKKAFAERSRSFSAQTRAGMLSEKGVERLGADARILAAAFSAARSASGPGAASKALFRDLEEEAFPEEFQGLASPAQEESGGGDGGKLPDKCGDAKEEESGARPANLERADVEAGADPLSLLASESPEPASVDGLEPPEPPAVVSRNLAEEIEMYMGLRSPPGAGSKSEPPPERRCSLPGSPAEAPRRGPAAAGSALARSKTFAAKSQPPGVPSSTLAPLTKSSQGGSLGSVINSISAIKMDNLLSGPKMDVLKSGMKQAANVASKMWVAVATAYSYSDDEEEQGQSGGGFPASLDEHMLPDAEDEPERGGGGDLHLAANGLNRSCASIGSDAGRGMRHPHASPGRAGGAPDSCHRASSSSSSSSIFQNYALEVLMSSCSQCRSCQALVYDEEIMAGWTADDSNLNTNCPFCRAVFLPLLHVEFHDLRAVGGFYLNPAASGDSLHSSGGSGLPTAPGDVKTPGRAALPPEEALAHSSPGTHQRLVPEPAQSDPLGLLASAKRCGGTSLTRSNSVGGPLQGLDSSPAPPGHGLSTSSLPGSLREVSDGMAGKKPDPRPVSVPYLSPLVLRKELETLLENEGDQVIYSHKFLSQHPIIFWNLVWYFQRLDLPSHLPGLVLTSEHCNNGTQLPLTSLPQDSKQVYVQILWDNINLHQEAGDPLYQLWRTLLEKKGTLAPSDHQEMRTLLNTVVRNIQTNDVYGPINLLIRELKRRPEDGRRERSIYREILFLSLVALGRENIDVEAFDREYRLAYDQLSAEQLRFLRRMDGPPGAGVSCCLKCFGTLFI; translated from the exons ATGGAGGACAAGGGCCACCGCGTGAGCGACTACTTTGTGGTGGCCGGCCTGACGGACACGTCGGCGCCGCTGGAGCTGGACCTTTCTGAAGCCAAGTGGAGCGGGCCCAAAGCTCCCATCACCGACCTGGCCGTCATCAACAGGTCGGCGGGCGAGGCCGTGCCCGAGGGCTTCACCTGCGTCGACGGCACCCCCGGCGGCCTGCCGGCCAACCTCAACCACGGCAGCCTCAAGAGCCCCGAGCTCTTCCTCTGCTACCGGCGCGCTCGCGGGAAGCCGCCGCTCATCGACGTCGG CGTTCTGTACGAGGGCAAGGAGCGCCTGATCCAGGGCTGCGAGGTGATCCAGGCCACGCCGTACGGCCGCTGCGCCAACGTCAACAACAGCTCGGCCGCCTCGCAGCGCATCTTCGTCACCTTCCGCCGGGCCGCGCCCGTGCGGCCTCAGAACTCGCTGGCCGTCACCGACGTCTGCGTCATCGTCGGCAGCAAGGGCGAGACGCCGCCGCACACCTTCTGCAGGGTGGACAAGAACCTCAACTGCGGCATG tggGGCTCCAGTGTCTTTCTGTGTTATAAGAAATCCGTGTCGGCGTCCAACTCCATCACCTACAAAGCCG GCCTCATCTTCCGCTATCCGGAGGAGGACTACGAGTCTTTGCCCCTGTCCGAGTCGGTTCCTCTCTTCTGCTTGCCCATGGGCGCCAAGATCGAATGTTGGGCGCCCAACACCCGAGACCCTCTGCCCGTCTTCTCCACCTTTGTGTTGACCAGCGGCTCCGGCGAAAAG GTGTACGGTTCGGCCATCCAGTTCTACGAGCCCTACCCGGCCAACCTGCTGAGCGAGAAGCAGCAGATCCACCTGGGCCTGCTCACCAGCGTGGAAAAGAAGCCGGTCCCCGAGCGGGCCCTCAACGCCAACAAATGCATCTGCCTCCTCTCCCGCTGGCCCTTCTTTGAATCCTTCCGCAAGTTCCTCATGTTCCTCTACAAGCTGTCTGTCTCAGGGCCGCAGCCGCTGCCCATGGAAAA GCACATCGCCCACTTCATGCACAGCGTGTCCTTTCCGTCCCCGCAGAGGCCTCGGATCCTGGTCCAA CTTTCGGCGGACGACACCTTGATCCTCTCGCAGCCCGTTTCGACGCCTTTACCCCTCAG CGGCGCCGACTACGGCACCCTCTTGATGAACCTGGGCTCGGAAAACTGCGCCACCTTGCTGCACTTTGTCCTGCTGGAGAGCAAGATTCTGCTGCACTCGCTCCGGCCGGCGGTGCTCACCGGAGTGGCCGAGGCCGTGGTGGCG ATGATCTTCCCCTTTCAGTGGCAGTGCCCCTACATCCCCCTGTGCCCGCTGTCCCTGGCAGGCGTCCTCAACGCCCCGTGCCCCTTTATCGTGGGCGTGGACTCCCGCTACTTTGACCTTTACGACCCGCCGTCGGACGTGGTCTGCGTCGACCTGGACACCAACACCGTCTACTT GTCCGACGAGAAGAAGCACAACAACTGGAAGAACCTCCCCAAGAAGCCCTGCAAGACTCTGCTGGGCTCCCTGAGCGCCTTGCACCGCCAGCTGGCCGCAG TTTCAGTGCGACAAACGGgtctggcggcggcggcggaggacgTGACGCCCGTCGAGGCCGACTTCACTTGGCACAAGAAGAAGACGGCCTTGGAGATGGAAATCCAGGAGGCCTTTCTGCGCTTCATGGCCTCGGTTCTGAAAGGCTACCGCTGCTACCTCAAGCCCATCACCCAGGCGCCGTCCGACAAGGCCACGGCCGCCGACTCCCTCTACGATCTGCAAG gttttctcaaaagccgagaGCGCGCTCACCACAAGTTCTACTCGCAGCTCACCAAGACCCAAATCTTTATCCGCTTCATCGAGGAGTGCACCTTTGTCAGCGACAAGGACACGGGTTTGGCCTTCTTCGACGATTGCGTGGAGAAGGTGAGCGGCCCGATGGCTCCGCTCTTCCAAATGCCCAAAATAGagcaaggttttttttctctccgctACCTTCTGGTGTCGTGGTATGCTCGGGCGCAGGTGCAGGGAGAATGGTCGGAGGAGGGCCGACTCTTGGAGCTGGACGAGTCGCAGAAGAGCGAGCACACCGTCTTCGTGATGCCGCCCGAGCCGCCGTCCGAGGGCGGCCGCGACCCGCCCCCCAAATATAC TTACAAAGGTTTCCCCCGGCTGAGGCTGGAGCTCTTTGAGCGTCCCGGAGAGTTGCGGCCGGCGATCAGCAGCAGAGCGGCGGGCGCCAGTCTCGCCAGCAGCCCGGCGCTCCTGGCCAAGCGCACAAAGCAG GAGATCAAGCTGGCCTCCAAAATGGCCAAGCACTTCTCCAGCGACCCTCAGCTGTGGGCCCGCTGCCTCTTCAGTCACTGCTACAGCCTGTGGTTCATCTGCCTGCCGGCCGCCGTGCGCCTGGCCCGCTCCAAGAGCCGTGCCATGCAGCAGGCCTACAACGTGCTCTTGAAAATGAGGACCACCGAGGTGGAGGTCTTGGACGAG GTGTGTTACCGGGTGGTGATGCAGCTGTGCGGCATTTGGGGTCTACCCGTGATGGCCGTGCGCGTGTTGGTGGAGATGAAGAGGGCCGGCGTTCAACCCAACGCCATCACCTACGGCTACTACAACAAG GCCGCCTTGGAGAGCCCGTGGCCCAGCCGGAACCGCGGCGGCCTCTTCATGTGGACCAAGCTTCGCAACGTCCTGCGCGGGGTGGCCCAGTTCAAGCAGGCCCTGCACCGCCGCTCTTCCCCCGGAAAGGGAAGCGCAG GAGGCGCATCTTCGGACCGCTGCGGCGCCGACGGCGCAGAGGAGGAGCCGCGTGACCGACATCCGGCGCCACCTCGAGCAG CAGGAAGCGACAGCGCCACGGCGGCGACCGCAGCAGAGCCTCCCGGTCCCGTCGACGCGCACGCATCTGTCCCCAGCATCGTCAGATTGTCCACCGGGAGCAGCCCCGAGTCAG CCAAAGGCGACTCGTTCCAGCGGCACGGCAAAGCGGACGACGCGGCGCCCGTCGTCCCCGACGCCGCCTCGCTCGCTGCGGCCGACCGGCCTCCGAAGCGGCGCAAGAAAGCCTTCGCCGAGCGCAGCAGGAGCTTCAGCGCCCAAACGAGGGCCGGAATGCTCTCGGAGAAAGGCGTGGAGCGGCTCGGCGCCGACGCCCGCATCCTGGCCGCCGCCTTTTCGGCGGCACGGAGCGCGAGCGGCCCCGGCGCCGCGTCCAAAGCGCTTTTCCGGGACTTGGAGGAAGAAGCTTTTCCTGAAGAGTTTCAGGGCCTCGCTTCCCCGGCCCAAGAAGAAAGTGGCGGTGGCGATGGCGGGAAGCTGCCAGACAAATGCGGCGacgcaaaggaggaggagtcTGGGGCGCGCCCCGCCAACCTGGAAAGGGCGGATGTGGAGGCGGGCGCCGACCCGCTTTCCCTCCTGGCGTCGGAGAGCCCAGAGCCGGCCTCCGTCGACGGCCTGGAGCCCCCCGAGCCGCCCGCCGTCGTGTCCCGCAACCTGGCTGAGGAAATTGAAATGTACATGGGCCTGAGAAGCCCCCCGGGCGCCGGCAGCAAGTCCGAGCCACCCCCGGAGCGCAGGTGCAGCCTTCCCGGCTCGCCGGCCGAGGCCCCTCGCCGCGGGCCCGCTGCCGCCGGCTCCGCCCTGGCTCGCTCCAAGACCTTTGCGGCAAAGAGCCAGCCCCCCGGCGTACCGTCCTCGACCCTGGCGCCGCTCACCAAGTCCTCCCAGGGAGGCTCGCTGGGCTCAGTCATCAACTCCATTTCGGCCATCAAGATGGACAACTTGCTGTCGGGCCCCAAAATGGATGTGCTCAAGTCCGGAATGAAACAGGCGGCCAACGTGGCCAGCAAAATGTGGGTGGCCGTCGCCACCGCTTACTCCTACTCGGACGATGAG GAAGAACAAGGTCAAAGCGGAGGAGGTTTCCCCGCCAGCTTGGACGAGCACATGTTGCCCGACGCGGAGGACGAGCCGGagagaggcggcggcggcgacctGCATTTAGCGGCCAACGGCCTCAACCGGAGCTGCGCCAGCATCGGCAGCGACGCGGGCCGAGGGATGCGGCACCCAC ATGCCAGCCCCGGGCGAGCGGGCGGGGCCCCCGACTCGTGTCACCgcgcctcctcctcgtcctcctcctccagcatcTTCCAGAACTACGCCTTGGAG GTGCTGATGTCCAGCTGCTCGCAGTGTCGCTCTTGCCAAGCGCTGGTGTACGACGAAGAGATCATGGCGGGCTGGACGGCGGACGACTCCAACCTCAACACCAATTGCCCCTTCTGCCGCGCCGTCTTCCTGCCCCTGCTGCACGTGGAGTTTCACGACCTGCGCGCCGTCGGCGG CTTCTACTTAAATCCCGCTGCGTCCGGAGACAGTCTGCACAGTTCCGGCGGCAGTGGGCTCCCGACGGCGCCTGGCGACGTGAAGACGCCAGGGCGCGCGGCTCTCCCTCCGGAGGAGGCTCTGGCCCACAGTAGTCCCGGAACGCATCAAAG ACTGGTTCCGGAGCCGGCGCAGTCCGACCCGCTGGGTCTCCTGGCGTCGGCCAAAAGATGCGGCGGTACGTCGCTGACGCGCAGCAACAGCGTGGGCGGTCCGCTGCAGGGCCTGGACTCCTCCCCTGCGCCGCCCGGTCACGGCCTCTCCACCAGCAGCCTCCCCGGCAGCCTGCGCGAGGTTTCG GATGGAATGGCAGGCAAAAAGCCGGACCCCCGCCCCGTGTCGGTGCCGTACCTCAGTCCCTTGGTGCTGCGCAAGGAACTGGAGACGCTTCTGGAGAACGAGGGAGACCAG GTGATTTACAGTCACAAGTTCCTCAGCCAGCATCCCATCATCTTCTGGAACCTGGTGTGGTATTTCCAGCGCTTGGACCTGCCCAGCCACCTCCCCGGCCTGGTCCTGACCTCCGAGCACTGTAACAACGGCACGCAG CTGCCCCTGACCTCGCTGCCCCAGG
- the dennd4c gene encoding DENN domain-containing protein 4C isoform X3, with protein MEDKGHRVSDYFVVAGLTDTSAPLELDLSEAKWSGPKAPITDLAVINRSAGEAVPEGFTCVDGTPGGLPANLNHGSLKSPELFLCYRRARGKPPLIDVGVLYEGKERLIQGCEVIQATPYGRCANVNNSSAASQRIFVTFRRAAPVRPQNSLAVTDVCVIVGSKGETPPHTFCRVDKNLNCGMWGSSVFLCYKKSVSASNSITYKAGLIFRYPEEDYESLPLSESVPLFCLPMGAKIECWAPNTRDPLPVFSTFVLTSGSGEKVYGSAIQFYEPYPANLLSEKQQIHLGLLTSVEKKPVPERALNANKCICLLSRWPFFESFRKFLMFLYKLSVSGPQPLPMEKHIAHFMHSVSFPSPQRPRILVQLSADDTLILSQPVSTPLPLSGADYGTLLMNLGSENCATLLHFVLLESKILLHSLRPAVLTGVAEAVVAMIFPFQWQCPYIPLCPLSLAGVLNAPCPFIVGVDSRYFDLYDPPSDVVCVDLDTNTVYLSDEKKHNNWKNLPKKPCKTLLGSLSALHRQLAAVSVRQTGLAAAAEDVTPVEADFTWHKKKTALEMEIQEAFLRFMASVLKGYRCYLKPITQAPSDKATAADSLYDLQGFLKSRERAHHKFYSQLTKTQIFIRFIEECTFVSDKDTGLAFFDDCVEKVQGEWSEEGRLLELDESQKSEHTVFVMPPEPPSEGGRDPPPKYTYKGFPRLRLELFERPGELRPAISSRAAGASLASSPALLAKRTKQEIKLASKMAKHFSSDPQLWARCLFSHCYSLWFICLPAAVRLARSKSRAMQQAYNVLLKMRTTEVEVLDEVCYRVVMQLCGIWGLPVMAVRVLVEMKRAGVQPNAITYGYYNKAALESPWPSRNRGGLFMWTKLRNVLRGVAQFKQALHRRSSPGKGSAGGASSDRCGADGAEEEPRDRHPAPPRAAGSDSATAATAAEPPGPVDAHASVPSIVRLSTGSSPESAKGDSFQRHGKADDAAPVVPDAASLAAADRPPKRRKKAFAERSRSFSAQTRAGMLSEKGVERLGADARILAAAFSAARSASGPGAASKALFRDLEEEAFPEEFQGLASPAQEESGGGDGGKLPDKCGDAKEEESGARPANLERADVEAGADPLSLLASESPEPASVDGLEPPEPPAVVSRNLAEEIEMYMGLRSPPGAGSKSEPPPERRCSLPGSPAEAPRRGPAAAGSALARSKTFAAKSQPPGVPSSTLAPLTKSSQGGSLGSVINSISAIKMDNLLSGPKMDVLKSGMKQAANVASKMWVAVATAYSYSDDEEEQGQSGGGFPASLDEHMLPDAEDEPERGGGGDLHLAANGLNRSCASIGSDAGRGMRHPHASPGRAGGAPDSCHRASSSSSSSSIFQNYALEVLMSSCSQCRSCQALVYDEEIMAGWTADDSNLNTNCPFCRAVFLPLLHVEFHDLRAVGGFYLNPAASGDSLHSSGGSGLPTAPGDVKTPGRAALPPEEALAHSSPGTHQRLVPEPAQSDPLGLLASAKRCGGTSLTRSNSVGGPLQGLDSSPAPPGHGLSTSSLPGSLREVSDGMAGKKPDPRPVSVPYLSPLVLRKELETLLENEGDQVIYSHKFLSQHPIIFWNLVWYFQRLDLPSHLPGLVLTSEHCNNGTQLPLTSLPQDSKQVYVQILWDNINLHQEAGDPLYQLWRTLLEKKGTLAPSDHQEMRTLLNTVVRNIQTNDVYGPINLLIRELKRRPEDGRRERSIYREILFLSLVALGRENIDVEAFDREYRLAYDQLSAEQLRFLRRMDGPPGAGVSCCLKCFGTLFI; from the exons ATGGAGGACAAGGGCCACCGCGTGAGCGACTACTTTGTGGTGGCCGGCCTGACGGACACGTCGGCGCCGCTGGAGCTGGACCTTTCTGAAGCCAAGTGGAGCGGGCCCAAAGCTCCCATCACCGACCTGGCCGTCATCAACAGGTCGGCGGGCGAGGCCGTGCCCGAGGGCTTCACCTGCGTCGACGGCACCCCCGGCGGCCTGCCGGCCAACCTCAACCACGGCAGCCTCAAGAGCCCCGAGCTCTTCCTCTGCTACCGGCGCGCTCGCGGGAAGCCGCCGCTCATCGACGTCGG CGTTCTGTACGAGGGCAAGGAGCGCCTGATCCAGGGCTGCGAGGTGATCCAGGCCACGCCGTACGGCCGCTGCGCCAACGTCAACAACAGCTCGGCCGCCTCGCAGCGCATCTTCGTCACCTTCCGCCGGGCCGCGCCCGTGCGGCCTCAGAACTCGCTGGCCGTCACCGACGTCTGCGTCATCGTCGGCAGCAAGGGCGAGACGCCGCCGCACACCTTCTGCAGGGTGGACAAGAACCTCAACTGCGGCATG tggGGCTCCAGTGTCTTTCTGTGTTATAAGAAATCCGTGTCGGCGTCCAACTCCATCACCTACAAAGCCG GCCTCATCTTCCGCTATCCGGAGGAGGACTACGAGTCTTTGCCCCTGTCCGAGTCGGTTCCTCTCTTCTGCTTGCCCATGGGCGCCAAGATCGAATGTTGGGCGCCCAACACCCGAGACCCTCTGCCCGTCTTCTCCACCTTTGTGTTGACCAGCGGCTCCGGCGAAAAG GTGTACGGTTCGGCCATCCAGTTCTACGAGCCCTACCCGGCCAACCTGCTGAGCGAGAAGCAGCAGATCCACCTGGGCCTGCTCACCAGCGTGGAAAAGAAGCCGGTCCCCGAGCGGGCCCTCAACGCCAACAAATGCATCTGCCTCCTCTCCCGCTGGCCCTTCTTTGAATCCTTCCGCAAGTTCCTCATGTTCCTCTACAAGCTGTCTGTCTCAGGGCCGCAGCCGCTGCCCATGGAAAA GCACATCGCCCACTTCATGCACAGCGTGTCCTTTCCGTCCCCGCAGAGGCCTCGGATCCTGGTCCAA CTTTCGGCGGACGACACCTTGATCCTCTCGCAGCCCGTTTCGACGCCTTTACCCCTCAG CGGCGCCGACTACGGCACCCTCTTGATGAACCTGGGCTCGGAAAACTGCGCCACCTTGCTGCACTTTGTCCTGCTGGAGAGCAAGATTCTGCTGCACTCGCTCCGGCCGGCGGTGCTCACCGGAGTGGCCGAGGCCGTGGTGGCG ATGATCTTCCCCTTTCAGTGGCAGTGCCCCTACATCCCCCTGTGCCCGCTGTCCCTGGCAGGCGTCCTCAACGCCCCGTGCCCCTTTATCGTGGGCGTGGACTCCCGCTACTTTGACCTTTACGACCCGCCGTCGGACGTGGTCTGCGTCGACCTGGACACCAACACCGTCTACTT GTCCGACGAGAAGAAGCACAACAACTGGAAGAACCTCCCCAAGAAGCCCTGCAAGACTCTGCTGGGCTCCCTGAGCGCCTTGCACCGCCAGCTGGCCGCAG TTTCAGTGCGACAAACGGgtctggcggcggcggcggaggacgTGACGCCCGTCGAGGCCGACTTCACTTGGCACAAGAAGAAGACGGCCTTGGAGATGGAAATCCAGGAGGCCTTTCTGCGCTTCATGGCCTCGGTTCTGAAAGGCTACCGCTGCTACCTCAAGCCCATCACCCAGGCGCCGTCCGACAAGGCCACGGCCGCCGACTCCCTCTACGATCTGCAAG gttttctcaaaagccgagaGCGCGCTCACCACAAGTTCTACTCGCAGCTCACCAAGACCCAAATCTTTATCCGCTTCATCGAGGAGTGCACCTTTGTCAGCGACAAGGACACGGGTTTGGCCTTCTTCGACGATTGCGTGGAGAAG GTGCAGGGAGAATGGTCGGAGGAGGGCCGACTCTTGGAGCTGGACGAGTCGCAGAAGAGCGAGCACACCGTCTTCGTGATGCCGCCCGAGCCGCCGTCCGAGGGCGGCCGCGACCCGCCCCCCAAATATAC TTACAAAGGTTTCCCCCGGCTGAGGCTGGAGCTCTTTGAGCGTCCCGGAGAGTTGCGGCCGGCGATCAGCAGCAGAGCGGCGGGCGCCAGTCTCGCCAGCAGCCCGGCGCTCCTGGCCAAGCGCACAAAGCAG GAGATCAAGCTGGCCTCCAAAATGGCCAAGCACTTCTCCAGCGACCCTCAGCTGTGGGCCCGCTGCCTCTTCAGTCACTGCTACAGCCTGTGGTTCATCTGCCTGCCGGCCGCCGTGCGCCTGGCCCGCTCCAAGAGCCGTGCCATGCAGCAGGCCTACAACGTGCTCTTGAAAATGAGGACCACCGAGGTGGAGGTCTTGGACGAG GTGTGTTACCGGGTGGTGATGCAGCTGTGCGGCATTTGGGGTCTACCCGTGATGGCCGTGCGCGTGTTGGTGGAGATGAAGAGGGCCGGCGTTCAACCCAACGCCATCACCTACGGCTACTACAACAAG GCCGCCTTGGAGAGCCCGTGGCCCAGCCGGAACCGCGGCGGCCTCTTCATGTGGACCAAGCTTCGCAACGTCCTGCGCGGGGTGGCCCAGTTCAAGCAGGCCCTGCACCGCCGCTCTTCCCCCGGAAAGGGAAGCGCAG GAGGCGCATCTTCGGACCGCTGCGGCGCCGACGGCGCAGAGGAGGAGCCGCGTGACCGACATCCGGCGCCACCTCGAGCAG CAGGAAGCGACAGCGCCACGGCGGCGACCGCAGCAGAGCCTCCCGGTCCCGTCGACGCGCACGCATCTGTCCCCAGCATCGTCAGATTGTCCACCGGGAGCAGCCCCGAGTCAG CCAAAGGCGACTCGTTCCAGCGGCACGGCAAAGCGGACGACGCGGCGCCCGTCGTCCCCGACGCCGCCTCGCTCGCTGCGGCCGACCGGCCTCCGAAGCGGCGCAAGAAAGCCTTCGCCGAGCGCAGCAGGAGCTTCAGCGCCCAAACGAGGGCCGGAATGCTCTCGGAGAAAGGCGTGGAGCGGCTCGGCGCCGACGCCCGCATCCTGGCCGCCGCCTTTTCGGCGGCACGGAGCGCGAGCGGCCCCGGCGCCGCGTCCAAAGCGCTTTTCCGGGACTTGGAGGAAGAAGCTTTTCCTGAAGAGTTTCAGGGCCTCGCTTCCCCGGCCCAAGAAGAAAGTGGCGGTGGCGATGGCGGGAAGCTGCCAGACAAATGCGGCGacgcaaaggaggaggagtcTGGGGCGCGCCCCGCCAACCTGGAAAGGGCGGATGTGGAGGCGGGCGCCGACCCGCTTTCCCTCCTGGCGTCGGAGAGCCCAGAGCCGGCCTCCGTCGACGGCCTGGAGCCCCCCGAGCCGCCCGCCGTCGTGTCCCGCAACCTGGCTGAGGAAATTGAAATGTACATGGGCCTGAGAAGCCCCCCGGGCGCCGGCAGCAAGTCCGAGCCACCCCCGGAGCGCAGGTGCAGCCTTCCCGGCTCGCCGGCCGAGGCCCCTCGCCGCGGGCCCGCTGCCGCCGGCTCCGCCCTGGCTCGCTCCAAGACCTTTGCGGCAAAGAGCCAGCCCCCCGGCGTACCGTCCTCGACCCTGGCGCCGCTCACCAAGTCCTCCCAGGGAGGCTCGCTGGGCTCAGTCATCAACTCCATTTCGGCCATCAAGATGGACAACTTGCTGTCGGGCCCCAAAATGGATGTGCTCAAGTCCGGAATGAAACAGGCGGCCAACGTGGCCAGCAAAATGTGGGTGGCCGTCGCCACCGCTTACTCCTACTCGGACGATGAG GAAGAACAAGGTCAAAGCGGAGGAGGTTTCCCCGCCAGCTTGGACGAGCACATGTTGCCCGACGCGGAGGACGAGCCGGagagaggcggcggcggcgacctGCATTTAGCGGCCAACGGCCTCAACCGGAGCTGCGCCAGCATCGGCAGCGACGCGGGCCGAGGGATGCGGCACCCAC ATGCCAGCCCCGGGCGAGCGGGCGGGGCCCCCGACTCGTGTCACCgcgcctcctcctcgtcctcctcctccagcatcTTCCAGAACTACGCCTTGGAG GTGCTGATGTCCAGCTGCTCGCAGTGTCGCTCTTGCCAAGCGCTGGTGTACGACGAAGAGATCATGGCGGGCTGGACGGCGGACGACTCCAACCTCAACACCAATTGCCCCTTCTGCCGCGCCGTCTTCCTGCCCCTGCTGCACGTGGAGTTTCACGACCTGCGCGCCGTCGGCGG CTTCTACTTAAATCCCGCTGCGTCCGGAGACAGTCTGCACAGTTCCGGCGGCAGTGGGCTCCCGACGGCGCCTGGCGACGTGAAGACGCCAGGGCGCGCGGCTCTCCCTCCGGAGGAGGCTCTGGCCCACAGTAGTCCCGGAACGCATCAAAG ACTGGTTCCGGAGCCGGCGCAGTCCGACCCGCTGGGTCTCCTGGCGTCGGCCAAAAGATGCGGCGGTACGTCGCTGACGCGCAGCAACAGCGTGGGCGGTCCGCTGCAGGGCCTGGACTCCTCCCCTGCGCCGCCCGGTCACGGCCTCTCCACCAGCAGCCTCCCCGGCAGCCTGCGCGAGGTTTCG GATGGAATGGCAGGCAAAAAGCCGGACCCCCGCCCCGTGTCGGTGCCGTACCTCAGTCCCTTGGTGCTGCGCAAGGAACTGGAGACGCTTCTGGAGAACGAGGGAGACCAG GTGATTTACAGTCACAAGTTCCTCAGCCAGCATCCCATCATCTTCTGGAACCTGGTGTGGTATTTCCAGCGCTTGGACCTGCCCAGCCACCTCCCCGGCCTGGTCCTGACCTCCGAGCACTGTAACAACGGCACGCAG CTGCCCCTGACCTCGCTGCCCCAGG